In Sphingomonas sp. M1-B02, the sequence GCGGGTTGCGGTCTCGCCTTCGGTCGCGACTGCGCCGGCGGTGAGGCCGCTATCCTCGGCATGGGCGATGACGGTGAGGTCGCAATCGCGGGCATAGACCAGCACCTTGCGCATCACCCCCGAGCTGGCGATCCAGCGCCGCCCGGTGGCGACGGCGCGCGCGCCGGCCGAGGCGTTGATCGCCATTTCGCCGAGATCCTGCCCTTCCAGCGCGCGGGTGGCGGCGGCGATCGGATGGACCCAGAGGTCCGGTTTGCCCGAGGTAGCGGCGCGGCGGATGATGCCCGGATCGTCGAGCACCGGGGTCTGATCGGGCATCAGCCCGACGCGGGCGATGCCGCCGAAGCGGCAGGCGCGGCGATCGACTGCGAACACGCCGAGATCGATGAGGGCGGGGGCGAGGATTTTCCCCGCAAGATCGATACGCTGGGCTTCGGCCGGGATTTCCGGCGTGCCGATGGCCGTGATCGTATCGCCGTCGACGAGCAGGCTGCCGGAGGTGACGCCGTTGACCGGGCAGATGAGGGTGGCGTTGAGAAAGGCGACGGTCATCGGCTAGCCTCGCAACCCAAAGTCGTCACCCCCGCGAAAGCGGGGGCCCATCTCCTCCCCGCGCCGCCCGAACCATGGCTGTTGTGTTGCTTGGCTTCTGTCCGAGATGGGCCCCGGCCTTCGCCGGGGTGACGGTTGTGTGTCATGCCCAGCCCTCCACGCCGCGCGACCGTCGCGTCAGCACGTCGAGGCAGGCCATGCGGACGGCGACGCCCATTTCGACCTGCTCGGTGATCGCGCTGCGAGTCGGGTGATCGGCTACGATCGAATCGATTTCCACGCCGCGGTTCATCGGGCCGGGGTGCATGACCAACGCATCGGGCTTGGCGCGGGCGAGGCGCTCGGGGGTGAGGCCGTAGCGCAAATGGAATTCGCGAGTGGAGGGGATGTGGCCGCCCGACATCCGCTCGTTCTGGACGCGGAGCATCATGACGACGTCGGCGCCTTCGAGCGCAGCGTCGAAATCGGTGAAGGGGGTGACATACATCCGCTCGATCGCCGCGGGCATCAGCGTGGAGGGGGCGACGACGCGGACCTCGGCCGCAAGTGCCGTGAGCGCGAGCATGTTCGAACGGGCGACCCGGCTGTGGAGAATGTCGCCGCAGATGACGACGCGCTGGCCCGCGATGCTGCCGCGGCGGCGACGGATGGTGAGTGCGTCGAGCAAGGCTTGCGTCGGATGCTCGTGCCAGCCGTCGCCCGCGTTGAGGACGGGGCAGTCGACCTTCTGCGCGATCAGGTCGACGGCGCCCGAGCTGCCGTGGCGGATCACGATCACGTCGGCGCGCATCGCATTGAGCGTGACCGCGGTGTCGATCAGCGTCTCGCCCTTCTTCACGCTCGACTGCGCGGCGTGCATGTTGACGACATCGGCACCGAGCCGCTTGCCGGCGATCTCGAACGAGAGGAGCGTCCGGGTGCTGTTCTCGAAGAAGGCGTTGATCTGGGTCAGACCTTCGAGGCGCTTGTCGCTCTTCGCGCGGCTGCGGTTCGCCTCGACCCATTGTTCGGATTCGTCGAGCAGGAACAGGATTTCATGCGGCTGGAGTCCCGCGATCCCGGTGAGATGCCGGTGCGGGAAAGCGGCGCTGCCCGGTAGGACGGCAGCGGGGCTGTGATCGGATGCATGCATTAAAGGCGCGGGTTAGACGGGCGCGGGGAATGGCGCAAGATGTGGAGCCGGGGGGTGCTTCGTCCGTTGGAGCGCAAAACAAGGAAGGCGATCGAGATGCGAACCCTGATCCTGGCTGCTGCTTTTGCCGCCGTCCCTGCGCAGGCGCAGACCGTGCCACTTGGCGCCAACCTCGAGCGTTTCGATTATTCGTTGCCGGTGCGATGGTTCGACGCGCAATCGCAAGGCGGGCCGGTCCGCATGGCCTATCTGGACGTCCGGCCGCCGGCGGAGACCAGCAAGACGGTCGTGTTGCTGCACGGCAAGAATTTTTGCGCCGACACCTGGGCGGCCACAGCGCGACGGGTGGCGCTGGGCGGCTTTCGGGTGATTGCGCCCGATCAGGTTGGCTTTTGCAAATCTTCGAAGCCCGCGAGGTATCAGTATAGTTTCCACGCATTGGCTTCGCTGACCCGCGACCTGCTCGACAAAGCGGGCGCGGGGAAGGTGACGCTGGTCGGCCATTCGACCGGGGGCATTCTGGCGATTCGCTTCGCGCTGCTGTTTCCGGAGCGGGTGGAGCGGCTGATCCTGGTGAACCCGCTGGGGCTCAACGATACGCTGGCCGAGGGCGTGCCCTATGCCGATCTGGAGACGCTGCGCGCGGAGGAAGCGAAGACCGACGCGGCATCGATCAAGGCCTATCAGCTGCGCAACTATTATCATGGCGCGTGGCGGCCCGATTATGATCGGTGGGTCGCGATGCTCGCAGGGCAATATGCGAGCGCCGATGGCAATGTGGTCCGCGATGCGCAGGCGCGGCTCTCGGACATGATTCAGACCCAGCCGGTGGCGGCAGAGTTGGGGCAAATTCGGGTGCCGGTGACGCTCATCATCGGGCAGCGCGATCTGACTGCGTTTCGCGCCAATAGTGCGCCGGAGGCGGTGCGCGCCAAGGTCCGGACCGTGCCGCAGGCGGCGGAAGAGGCAGTGAAGCGTTTCCCTAGCGCGACGCTGGTGCCGATGCCGGCGCTCGGCCATTCGCCGCAGGTGGAGGATCCGAGAGCCTTCCAGACGGCGCTGCTGGCGGCGATCCGCTAGGCGTTCACCAGCGCGTCGATCGCCGCCTGGAGGATGTGCGCGGCGGCCATGTTGTCGACCATCTCGGCACGGCGGGCGCGGCTGAAATCCTGCTCGATCAGCGTGCGCTCGACCGCGACGGTGGACCAGCGCTCGTCCCAGAGGAGTATGGGCAGCCCGATATCGCCGAGATTGCGGGCGAAGGCGCGGGTGGATTGGGTGCGCGGGGAATCGGTGCCGTCCAGGTTCAGGGGCAGGCCGACGACCAGGCCCCGTACCGATTGGGCGGCGATGAGCGCCAGGAGCGAAGCCTTGTCCTTGCTGAACTTGCTCCGGCGGATCAGCTGGGCCGGGCTGGCGAAGCTCCAGCCGGCGTCGCAGAGCGCAGTGCCGAGCGTCTTGGTGCCGACGTCGAGCCCGAGGAGGCGGCCGCCCGAGGGGAGGGCGGCGCGATAGGCGGCGGCGGTGGTGGTGATCACCGCGCGAATGCCGCAAGCCGCCGCTCGGCATCGCGACGGGTGTTGGCCCAGAACAGACTGTAGTCGAAGACATGATAATTGTTGCCGGGCAGGACATATTGGCCAAGATCCGGGGGCGTCGCGCCGATGTTGAGGAAGCCACGGCCTTCGCAGCGGGCGGGGACGGTGCCGATTTCCATCCGCGCGGTCTGGAAGCTCTGATCGGGAATCAGCGCGCCGAGATTGGCTGTCGCGGTTGCTTCCCCGTTCGCGGTGCCGGTGAGCGGATTGGTGCAGACCATCGGGGTGCCGGCGCGCGGCTGGCCGCTGAAACCCTTGGTCGCATCGAAGGTATCGACGATCAGCGCGGGATCGGCGGGCTCGCCGAAGCTCTGCCACGAGAGGATGCAGCCGGCCTGATCGGGGGTGGCGCAGGCGGGGAGGCCCATGCGCGGCAGATCGGCGGGGATCGAGACCGGCCAGCCGACGACATAGGCCGCGACGATCCAGCGCGCGATCGGCTTGCCGGCGATACGATCGACGAGCAGGCGAGAGAGGTGGAGCGCGCCCTGGCTGTGGCCGGCGAGGATGATCGGACGATCGCCGGCTTCCGCGACGAAAGTGTCGAATGCGGCGAGCACATCGCGATAGGCGAAGTCGAGCGCCTGACGCGCGCTATCCTTGCTGGTGAGGAAGGCGCCGAAGGTCGCCTGGCGATAGCGCGGCGCCCAGATCTGGCCGGCGGCGCTGAACGCGCTGGCCTGGCCGCGGACGAACAGTTCGGCGCGGCTGTTGGCGTCGGCATTGTCGAGCGGGGCGTTCCAGGTGGCGGTATCGAGGAACGAGGTGGGGTGGACGAAGAAGACTGCCGCCCGGGGAGCTGCGACGGGCTGATAGCCTTCGGGCAGCCAGAGCGCCGGATTGCCGGGCTTGTCGGGGCGGGCAATCCACATGTCGGCGCGGGCATAAGCGCGCGGCTCGGGCGGGGGGAGCGCGACAACTTCGGCGGAGGGCACCATGTAGCGCCGCATCAAATCGACCGCATAGAAGCGATAGACGAAAGCCCCGGCGATCACGAGGACGATCAGAGCCGCGAAGAAGTACAGAAACTTGCGGGCCACGCATAAACTCCGGCTGGAACCGGGCTCCCGTGGCGCAGCGCCCCGCGCGATGCAACCGCGTTGACGGCTTGGGGCCGGCGGGGGATGCTGGGCGCGGGGAACCCCTCTATCCGAGATGCTCAGGAAAGGCTCAGCCTTTGCTCATGCGGGCGGGGTTCCTCCGAAGTAGCCGTGCATCCGACCAAGGGAGAATCGATGATGGATGCGGACGAACGGGTGACGATGGAAGTGGCCGAGAGGGACTGGGGGCAGCGGCCGCTCATTTTGGGGGCGATCGGGCTGGCGGCAGGGCTGCTGGCGCATCTGATCCTGGGCGTGGATATGTCCACGCTCTCGACGCTGCAGGCGGCGTCGCTTACCGCGGTGACGCTGGCGGCGGTGCTGACGGGGTTCACACTCGAGCGGCGGTTGTGGTGGGCTTCGGTCCTGTTCTCGCTGGCAGTGGCAGGGATCGGCGCGCTGATCGTCGCCTGGAACGGCCCGCCCGACGATTGGGGCGTCGGCGAAGGCTGGCGGATGGTGAGCCTGCTCATGGCGGTGGCGATCGCGGCGCCACTGTTCCAGGCGGCGCGCGACGAGGGCGCCCGGCGCTTTCCCTATCCGGCGGTGCACGATCATGCCTGGACCAATGTCGTGCTGTTCGGCGCCTGCTGCCTGTTCGTGGGCATCACCTTCGCGCTGGCGTGGCTGCTGGCGATGCTGTTCGATCTGATCAAGATCAGCTTCCTGAAGGAGCTGCTCGAGAAAGAATGGTTCTGGCGGGGGCTGATCGGGCTGGCATTCGGCGGGGCGCTGGGGCTGCTGCGCGAGCATGACGGGGTGGTGCGGCTGCTCCAGCGGGTAGTCGCGATGGTATTGGCGGTATTGGCGCCGGTGCTGGCGATCGGGCTGATCCTGTTCGTGCTCGCGTTGCCCTTCACCGGGCTGAATGCCTTGTGGGAGGCGACCAGCGCGACGACGCCGATCCTGCTGTGCTGCGTGGCAGGCGCGCTGATCCTGGCCAATGCGGTGATCGGCAATGCGCCCGATCAGGAGCGGCGTTCGCCCCCATTGCGCTATGGCGCGATGGGGCTGGCGGCGGTGATCCTGCCGCTGGCGGTGCTGGCCGCGGTGGCGATCCAGCTGCGTATCGGCCAATATGGCTATACGCCCGAGCGGCTGTGGGCGGTGGTGTTCATCGGCATCGCCTGCCTGTGGGGGGCTGCCTATCTGGCGGCGCTGGTGCGCGGGCGGCGTGCGTGGGCGGCGCGGGTGCGTCCCTTGAACCTGACGCTGGCGTTCCTGGTGTGCGGGGTGGCGCTTTTGCTCGCGACGCCGCTGATCAGCTTCAACGCTATCTCGACTCGGGATCAGGTAGCGCGGCTCGAATCGGGCAGGGTCACGGCGGAGAAGTTCGACTGGCGCGCCCTGGCGTTCGATTTCGGCGAACCGGGCAAGGCGGCGCTCAAGCGGCTGCAGGCTTCGCGCAATGTCGCAATTCGCGAGCGTGCCGGGCAGGTGGCGAAGGCGGGGAACCGCTGGGATGTTCCCGAGAGCGTGCCGTCGCGCGCAGAGGTGGCGCGGCGGATCCGCGTGCTGCCGGCCGGTGCGAAGCTGTCCGAGGGCGTGCTGGACCAGCTTGCGACGCTGAGTTGCACCGCGAGCGAGAGCGGCTGCACCGTGCTCGTTGTCGACCCGACGACGGTGGCGGTGCTGCGCGACAGCTGCTTCGCGCACGGCGGCAATTGGCTGTGTAACAACGCTGATCAATTGCGATTCGTCGGGGGCAAATGGATCGGGGATGCGCCGACCCGCTCGCCGCAGAGCGATGCCGACACCAAGGCGAAGGGCGAAGCACAGCGCAAGGGCTATGCGGCGGGGCAAGTGGAGACGCGCGCGGTCAGCCGCCGCCAGCTTTATGTCGGCGGCGTGCCGGTGGGCGATCCGTTCGAATAGCAGTGCTTGAAGGGCAGGGGCGCGGCTGATAGTCGCGCTCCCATGTCCGTAGATACAGCAACCGTGAAGAAGGTGGCGAGCCTGGCGCGCATCGCGATAACCGATGCCGATGCCGACAAGCTTGTGCCCGAACTCAACAACATCATCGGCTGGATCGAGCAGCTCGGCGAGGTCGACACGTCGAACGTCGAGCCGATGACAGCGGTGATCCCCAATAGGCTTCGCTTGCGCGAGGATGTGGTGACCGAAGGCAAGCAGCGCGACGCGATCCTGCAAAATGCGCCGCAGGGCGAGCACGGCTTCTTCACCGTGCCGAAGGTGGTCGAATGAGCGACGTAACCGATCTGGGCATCGCGCAGCTGCGCGACGGCATCCGCGCGGGGACCTTCTCGGCGCGCGAAGTCGCCGATGCGTTCGTGGTCAAGGTGAGCCGGGCGAAGGCGCTGAACGCGTTCATCGTCGAGACGCCGGATCATGCCATCGCCGCCGCCAAGGAAGCCGATGCGGCGCGCGCGGCGGGCGAAGTGCTCAAGCCGCTGGCGGGCGTGCCGATCGGGATGAAGGACCTGTTCTGCACCAAAGGCGTGCAGACGACCGCGGCGAGCCATATCCTCGAGGGGTTCAAGCCGGTCTATGAATCGACCGTTTCGCAGAAATTGTGGGACGCGGGCGCGGGGATGCTCGGCAAGCTCAACCTCGACCAGTTCGCGATGGGATCGTCGAACGAGACCTCCTATTTCGGCAACGTGATCTCGCCCTGGCAGCGCGGCGGCGGGGATAACGCCCCGCTCGCCCCCGGCGGCTCCTCGGGCGGCAGCTCGGCGGCGATCGCGGCGCGGATCGTGCCGGGGGCTACCGGCACCGATACCGGCGGATCGATCCGCCAGCCCGCGGCCTTCACCGGCATTTCGGGGATCAAGCCGACCTATGGCCGCTGCTCGCGCTGGGGCGTCGTCGCCTTTGCATCGTCGCTCGACCAGGCCGGGCCGATGGCGCGCGACGTCAAGGATTGCGCGATCCTGCTCGAGAATATGGCGGGCTTCGATCCAAAGGATTCGACCTCGCTCGAGCTGCCGGTGCCCAAGTGGGAGGAGAATCTCTCGGGTGATCTGCGCGGCAAGAAGATCGGCATTCCGTCCGAATATCTGCTCGACGGCACCCCGCCCGAGATCGTGGCGCTGTGGCAGCAGGGCATCGAATGGGTGAAGGACGCGGGCGCCGAGATCGTCGAGGTCTCGCTGCCGCACACCAAATATGCGCTGCCGGCTTATTACATCATCGCGCCTGCCGAAGCCTCGTCCAACCTCGCCCGCTATGACGGCGTGCGCTACGGGCTGCGCGACCTGCCCGAGGGCGCGAACCTGCAGGACATGTATGCCGCGACCCGCGCCGCGGGCTTCGGCGACGAGGTGAAGCGCCGGATCCTGATCGGCACCTATGTGCTCTCGGCGGGCTTCTACGACGCTTATTACACGCAGGCACAGAAGGTGCGGACGCTGATCGCGCGGGATTTCGAGAATGTCTGGACGGTGTGCGACCTGCTGCTGACGCCGACCGCGCCCTCCGCGGCCTTCGCGCTGGGCGAGAAGATGGCCGATCCGCTGGCGATGTATCTGAACGACGTGTTCACGGTGCCGTCGAGCCTCGCGGGGCTCCCGGCGATGTCGGTGCCGGGCGGGCTCGACAAAAACGGGCTGCCGCTGGGGCTGCAGATCATCGGCAAGCCGCTCGACGAACAGGGCGTGCTCAACGCAGGCCTCGCGATCGAGCAGCGGGCAGGCTTTGTCGCACGGCCGGAGGCTTGGTGGTAAGATGAGCGAATATCGCATCAAGGGCGAAACCGGGGACTGGGAGGTCGTAGTCGGCCTGGAAGTCCATGCCCAGGTCACTTCCAACGCCAAGCTCTTCTCGGGCGCCTCGACGGCGTTCGGCGCCGAGCCCAACAGCCAGGTGTCGCTGATCGACGCTGCGATGCCGGGGATGTTGCCGACGCCGAACGAGGAATGCATCCGCCAGGCGGTGCGCACCGGCATGGCGCTGGGCGCGGTGATCAACAAATATTCGCGGTTCGACCGGAAAAATTATTTCTACGCCGATCTGCCGCAGGGCTACCAGATCAGCCAGCTCTTCCACCCGATCGTGGGGGAGGGCGAGATCAGCGTCAGCCTAGACGAAAAAAATCCCGATGCGGAGGTCAAGACGATCGGCATCGAGCGCATCCATATCGAACAGGATGCCGGCAAATTGATGCACGATCAGCATCCGACGCGCTCCTATGTCGATCTCAACCGCGCGGGCGTCGCGCTGATGGAGATCGTCTCCAAGCCCGACATGCGCTCGCCGATCGAGGCGGGGGCCTATCTGGCGAAGCTGCGCTCGATCGTCCGCTATGTCGGCTCGTGCGACGGCAATATGGACCAGGGCTCGATGCGCGCCGACGTCAACGTCTCGGTGCGCAAGCCCGGCGAGGAATTCGGCACCCGCACCGAGACCAAGAACGTCAATTCGGTCCGCTTCGTCATGCAGGTGGTCGAGATCGAGGCCAAGCGGCAGGTCGCGGTGATCGAGGCCGGCGGGCGCATCGTCCAGGAAACCCGGCTGTTCGATCCCGATCGCGGCGAGACCCGCTCGATGCGCTCGAAGGAAGACGCGCACGATTACCGCTATTTTCCCGATCCCGATCTGCTGCCGCTGGTCCTCGACGATGCGTTTCTCGACGCGTGCCAGGCGAGCCTGCCCGAGTTGCCCGACGCCAAGCGCCGGCGCTATGAACAGGATCTGGGGCTGACGGCGTACAATGCCGCGGTGTTGACTGCCGATGCAGATACGGCGCGCTGGTTCGAGGCACTGCTAGCGGAGAGCGTGCGGGTTGCCGGCAAGAGCAATTCCGAGCTCGCGCGTCCGGCGGCCAACTGGCTGATCTCCGATCTGTTCGGCGCGCTGAACAAGCTGGGCAAGAGCCTCGACGAAAGCCCGGTCAGCCCCGAGCGCGGCGCCGAATTGCTGGCGCTGCAGGCCGACGGCACGCTCAGCGGCCCGCTCGCCAAGCAGGTATTCGAGATCATGCTCGAGACCGGCGACGGCGCATCCAAGATCGTCGAGGAGCGCGGCCTGAAGCAGACCAGCGACACCGGCGCGATCGAGGCTGTGATCGCCGAGGTGATGGCGAAGAACCCCAACCAGCTCGAACAATATCGCGGTGGCAAGGAAGCGTTGTTCGGCTTCTTCGTCGGCCAGACGATGAAGGCGATGGGCGGAAAGGCCAATCCGGCGGTGGTCAACGAGTTGCTGAAGAGGGTGTTGAACTGATCTCGGAGGTGGAGTGATGCGCGGGCTGCTCGTTCTGATATTGGGCCTGCTCGCCGTGCCGGCGATGGCGCAGACGGCGCCCACGCCATCGCCGAATCCCCGCGTCGCGCTCGAAACCACCGCCGGCCGCATCATCGTCGAGGTGGAAGCCGCCAAGGCGCCCATCACCGCGCGCAACTTCCTTCGCTACGTTGCCGCCAAGCGGCTTGACGGGATTCTCTTCTATCGCACGGTCAAGGTGCAGGACCGCTTCGGTTTCGTGCAGTTCGGCGTGCAGAATGCGCCGGCGCGAATGTATCCGCCGATCAAGCACGAGCCGACCAGCGAGACCGGCGTGACCCATGTCGATGGCGCGATCTCGATGCCGCGGCTGGCGCCGGGCACGGCGCGCGGCGAATTCACGATCAGCGTGGGGGCGCAACCTTCGTTCGACGCTTCGGCGAGCGATCTGGGCTATGCAGCCTTTGGCCGCGTGGTCGAAGGCATGGATGTTGTGGTGAAGATACTCGACGGAGCGATTTCGCCGACCAAGACGCTCCAGGGCAGCTTCAAGGGCGAAGTCCCCGCGGCCCCGGTGAAGGTGCTGTCCGCGCGACTGGTGACGCCCTGATTCAGCGCGGCTGCTTGTCGAGATAGAGATAGGCGGGATCGAACTCGGCCAGGCGACGCAGCTCCGGCAAGTCGAAGATCTGCACCTTGCTGCTGCGGAACTCGACCAGCTTGCGCTCGCGCAATTCCTTGAGGACGCGGTTCACGTGCACCGAGGTGAGGCCCAGGCATTCGGCGAGCTCGAGCTGGGTGATCGCCAGCGCATATTCCCGTTCGCTGGCGAGGCCGACGGTGCCCAGCCGGACCTGAAGCTCGCAGAAGAGGTGGGCGGTCCGCTCCAGCGCCGTGCGGCGGCCTAGCGACACTTCCCACTCGCGATGGATTGCCGCATCGAGATTGGTCGAGAACCACAGCATCCGCGCGAGGTGCGGATACTCTGCGGTCAGCTTCTTCAGCTTCTCATGCTCGGAAAAGGCGAACTTGCACGGCGTGAGCGTCATCAGGCCGTGATCGAGATATTTGAGGGTGAAGCTGTGGAGATCGGCAAAGTCGCCCGGAACGTGAATCTCGGTGATCTGGCGCTGGCCTTCACTCAAATCCTTGAAGCGACACATCAGGCCTTCGAGCAACAGCGTCGAGACGTTCAGATGCTGTCTGGGTCGAACGAAGGTATGATCGGCGGGGAAAGTCTGGACTTCGCCCAGCACCCCGCGCAACGCCGCTTCTTCTTCCGCGCTGATGTCGTCGCGGACTCGCAACTTCATGAGCAGGCGGTCGATCAGGTCTACCCCGGACGAACTCATATACTTCCCTGTTTGACCTCGATCGCTTCGCAAAAGGCTATTGTCAGCAGCAGGCTACCCTGTCCATCGACGATCTCGACCCGGCCGCCAAGATCGATGATGCCAGTGCGCCTTAGTTCCTCGCTGAGAATCGATCGGACCCCCAACAGTGCCTGCTCGCGCGCTGCCTCAATTGTGGCGAAATCGCATCCTTCCTCATCCCGCGCAAGTCCGATACCGTTGAAAAGATTGAGGTAAAGATGCGTCATGGCCGTCCTATTGCTGGGTGGCGTCCTGATTCTTGACTTCGCCCGCGGTGCCGCTGACGCCGTCCTCGGCGCCCGTGGGCTCCAGCGGCGAACTATCGGCGCCGCCCTTGGCGGCCTTCGCGGCATCGGCACGAGCCTCGACCACCTGCTGGATGTCCGGACGCGAGTCTTCCCGGCGATCGCTGTCGCTCATTTTGATTTCCTTTTGTTCAGTTGCGCTAAGGGGCCTCAGGCCATCGGTTGTCCGGGTGAGGTGACGGGCTCTCCGCCGGGGCCGGGCGCTGGAACGTCGATATCGGGGGCGGGCACGTCGATCTCGGGCGGCGGGCTGGTTGGCTGGCCCGGATCGGGCGAGCCGGGGAACTCGGCGGGTGGGCTGGTCGGTTCGGCGGGGATCGGGGGTTCAACGGGCATGGGACTCTCCTTCTTTCCATGCTGAACGCTGCATCCACCCTCCAAGTTGCCTGACGCCCTTGCTCCGCGACCCACGGCTGCTATAGAGCCCGCCGACCGGCGGTGCCCCTGCGGGCGTGGCGGAACTGGTAGACGCGCCAGATTTAGGTTCTGGTATCGAAAGGTGTGGGGGTTCGAGTCCCTTCGCCCGCACCAGCACCGCCGCTCTTTGATCAGCGTTCCGGCGCCGCGATCTCATTCTATTTGGAAGCTTGAACCGATGCAGACTGTCGAGACGTTGAACGAGGGCCTGAAGCGCGCCTACACGCTCAAGATCACCGCCAAGGATATCGATGCGAAGGTCGATGCCGAAGTGAAGCGCGTTGCGCCCCAGATCAAGATGCCCGGTTTCCGCCCCGGCAAGGTTCCCACCAACCTCATCCGCAAGATGCATGGCGAATCGCTGGCGCAGGACGCGCTGAACAATTCGATCCAGGAAGGCGTGCAGAAGCTGATCGCCGAGCAAAAGCTGCGCCCGGCGATGTCGCCGTCGGTGAGCCTCGAAGGCGAATATGCGATCGGCGGCGACGCCGAGGTCAAGGTCGAGCTCGAAGTGCTCCCGGACGTGCCGACGCCGTCGATCGAGGGGCTCAAGCTCGAGCGCCTGACCGTGCCCGTCACCGACGAAGCGGTCGACGAGCAGCTCAAGCAGCTTGCCGGCCAGCAGAAGGCGTGGGACGACGCTCCGGAGGGCCATGCGGCCGCCGAGGGCGACCAGGTGACGATGGATTTCGCCGGCATGTCCGAGGGCGTCGCGTTCGACGGCGGCACCGGCACCGACATGGTGGTCGAGATCGGCTCGGGCCGCCTGATCCCCGGCTTCGAAGAGCAGCTGACCGGCGTGAAGGTAGGCGACGAGAAGACGATCGACGTCACCTTCCCCGACGATTACGGCGCCAAGAATCTGGCCGGAAAGCCGGCACAGTTCGCGCTCAAGATCACCGCCGTGAAGACCGCCGGCGAGACCAAGATCGACGAGGATTTCGCCAAGGCACTGGGCCTGCAGAGCCTCGAGCAGCTTACCGGCCTCCTCAAGGGCCAGATCGAGCAGCAGCTCAACGGCCTGACCCGCACCTACATGAAGCGCAAGCTGCTCGACCAGCTCGCCGCGGGCCATGATTTCCCTGTGCCCCCCTCGATGGTGGACGCCGAGTTCGAGCAGATCTGGCAGCAGCTCGTCCACGAGACCGAGCATGAGGCCGATCCCGCCGCCGCGCTGGCCGAGCTGGAAGCCGAGCGTTCGGATTATGTCGCGATCGCCGAGCGCCGCGTGCGCCTGGGCCTGTTGCTCTCCGAGATCGGCACCGCCAACGGCGTCGAAGTGAGCCAGCAGGAAATGAACCGGCTGATCGCACAGGCTGCGCAGCAGTATAATAACGACGACCGCCAGCGCTTCATCCAATATGTCCAGCAGGACCCGATGGCAGCTGCGCAGCTTCGCGCGCCGTTGTTCGAGGACAAGGTTGTCGACTATCTGTTCGACAAGGCAGAGATCAGCGATCGCGACGTGACTCGCGAGGAGCTGGAAGCGGCAATCGAGAGCGAGGATGGTTTCGCTTCGGGCACGCATGTTCACGATCATGACCATGATCACGACCACAAGCCGAAGGCGAAGAAGGCCAAGAAGGCGGCTGCGAGCGACGAGGCCGAGGCGCCTGCCGAAGCCGCGAAGCCGGCCAAGGCTGCGAAGGCTGCCAAGCCCAAGAAGGTCGAGGCGGCCGATGTCGAGCCCGCCGCGCCGGGCGACGAACTGGTCCAGGCCGAGCCGGTGAAGAAGGCGGCGACCAAGAAGGCGCCCGCGGCGAAGGCCCCGGCCCCGGCGGAAGAAGCGCCTGCCAAGCCTGCCAAGAAGCCGGCTGCGAAGAAGAAGGCAGACTGAACCCTACCGTACCGTCACCCCGGCCTTGTGCCGGGGTCAACGGTGCCGCAAAGTCGCGTCAAGAGGGTCTAGATTTTCGTCGAGCCGCCCGGTGGACCCCGGCACAAGGCCGGGGTGACGGGCAGGGGGTAAGGTTGACCGACACGCCACGCATCGCAGTCCTTCTTCCCTGCTACAATGAGGAAGCGGCGATCGCACAGACGATCGCGGGCTTCCGCTACGCGCTCCCCGGCGCGACGATCTATGTCTACGACAATAATAGCAGCGACC encodes:
- a CDS encoding alpha/beta fold hydrolase, with product MRTLILAAAFAAVPAQAQTVPLGANLERFDYSLPVRWFDAQSQGGPVRMAYLDVRPPAETSKTVVLLHGKNFCADTWAATARRVALGGFRVIAPDQVGFCKSSKPARYQYSFHALASLTRDLLDKAGAGKVTLVGHSTGGILAIRFALLFPERVERLILVNPLGLNDTLAEGVPYADLETLRAEEAKTDAASIKAYQLRNYYHGAWRPDYDRWVAMLAGQYASADGNVVRDAQARLSDMIQTQPVAAELGQIRVPVTLIIGQRDLTAFRANSAPEAVRAKVRTVPQAAEEAVKRFPSATLVPMPALGHSPQVEDPRAFQTALLAAIR
- a CDS encoding aspartate carbamoyltransferase catalytic subunit, with the translated sequence MHASDHSPAAVLPGSAAFPHRHLTGIAGLQPHEILFLLDESEQWVEANRSRAKSDKRLEGLTQINAFFENSTRTLLSFEIAGKRLGADVVNMHAAQSSVKKGETLIDTAVTLNAMRADVIVIRHGSSGAVDLIAQKVDCPVLNAGDGWHEHPTQALLDALTIRRRRGSIAGQRVVICGDILHSRVARSNMLALTALAAEVRVVAPSTLMPAAIERMYVTPFTDFDAALEGADVVMMLRVQNERMSGGHIPSTREFHLRYGLTPERLARAKPDALVMHPGPMNRGVEIDSIVADHPTRSAITEQVEMGVAVRMACLDVLTRRSRGVEGWA
- a CDS encoding DUF4153 domain-containing protein, translated to MDADERVTMEVAERDWGQRPLILGAIGLAAGLLAHLILGVDMSTLSTLQAASLTAVTLAAVLTGFTLERRLWWASVLFSLAVAGIGALIVAWNGPPDDWGVGEGWRMVSLLMAVAIAAPLFQAARDEGARRFPYPAVHDHAWTNVVLFGACCLFVGITFALAWLLAMLFDLIKISFLKELLEKEWFWRGLIGLAFGGALGLLREHDGVVRLLQRVVAMVLAVLAPVLAIGLILFVLALPFTGLNALWEATSATTPILLCCVAGALILANAVIGNAPDQERRSPPLRYGAMGLAAVILPLAVLAAVAIQLRIGQYGYTPERLWAVVFIGIACLWGAAYLAALVRGRRAWAARVRPLNLTLAFLVCGVALLLATPLISFNAISTRDQVARLESGRVTAEKFDWRALAFDFGEPGKAALKRLQASRNVAIRERAGQVAKAGNRWDVPESVPSRAEVARRIRVLPAGAKLSEGVLDQLATLSCTASESGCTVLVVDPTTVAVLRDSCFAHGGNWLCNNADQLRFVGGKWIGDAPTRSPQSDADTKAKGEAQRKGYAAGQVETRAVSRRQLYVGGVPVGDPFE
- a CDS encoding DUF3089 domain-containing protein, giving the protein MARKFLYFFAALIVLVIAGAFVYRFYAVDLMRRYMVPSAEVVALPPPEPRAYARADMWIARPDKPGNPALWLPEGYQPVAAPRAAVFFVHPTSFLDTATWNAPLDNADANSRAELFVRGQASAFSAAGQIWAPRYRQATFGAFLTSKDSARQALDFAYRDVLAAFDTFVAEAGDRPIILAGHSQGALHLSRLLVDRIAGKPIARWIVAAYVVGWPVSIPADLPRMGLPACATPDQAGCILSWQSFGEPADPALIVDTFDATKGFSGQPRAGTPMVCTNPLTGTANGEATATANLGALIPDQSFQTARMEIGTVPARCEGRGFLNIGATPPDLGQYVLPGNNYHVFDYSLFWANTRRDAERRLAAFAR
- the gatC gene encoding Asp-tRNA(Asn)/Glu-tRNA(Gln) amidotransferase subunit GatC, which gives rise to MSVDTATVKKVASLARIAITDADADKLVPELNNIIGWIEQLGEVDTSNVEPMTAVIPNRLRLREDVVTEGKQRDAILQNAPQGEHGFFTVPKVVE
- the ruvX gene encoding Holliday junction resolvase RuvX is translated as MITTTAAAYRAALPSGGRLLGLDVGTKTLGTALCDAGWSFASPAQLIRRSKFSKDKASLLALIAAQSVRGLVVGLPLNLDGTDSPRTQSTRAFARNLGDIGLPILLWDERWSTVAVERTLIEQDFSRARRAEMVDNMAAAHILQAAIDALVNA